One Thalassotalea hakodatensis DNA segment encodes these proteins:
- a CDS encoding prepilin-type N-terminal cleavage/methylation domain-containing protein, with the protein MKRSKGFTLIEMLVSMTLLSMVMLIATNAYSLFSDRWNGRLGYFNQTLTTTKNLLLLQESLQSITGYVVTDNKQGAKYYFEGNRNGFVAVTLRSMFDPEVAAVIRLKFEQNEDFTFRLLYEESPMVQQMLVQVTQQLEFEHSVVLFDRVKNAEFLYFGWSSLENKNWTPDLTSMQPPQKEWLSDYNSLEKLVFPEQVSVTFTVEGKQYSIQSRLNRPIPAVLSNYVNQD; encoded by the coding sequence GTGAAGAGGAGCAAAGGTTTCACCTTAATTGAGATGCTAGTATCGATGACGTTACTTTCCATGGTAATGCTCATTGCAACTAATGCATATTCGTTATTTAGTGATAGGTGGAATGGCCGCCTTGGCTATTTTAACCAAACCTTAACAACCACGAAGAATTTGCTACTTCTACAGGAGTCTTTGCAGAGTATTACTGGTTATGTTGTTACAGATAATAAACAAGGTGCCAAATATTATTTCGAAGGTAATAGAAATGGATTTGTTGCGGTAACACTAAGATCAATGTTTGATCCAGAAGTTGCAGCAGTGATTAGACTAAAGTTCGAACAAAATGAGGATTTTACATTTCGCTTGTTGTATGAAGAATCACCAATGGTTCAACAAATGTTAGTACAGGTAACACAACAATTAGAGTTTGAGCATTCAGTTGTTTTATTTGATAGGGTAAAAAATGCAGAGTTTCTCTATTTCGGTTGGTCCTCTTTAGAAAATAAAAATTGGACACCTGACCTAACAAGTATGCAACCTCCGCAAAAGGAGTGGCTTAGCGATTATAATAGTTTAGAAAAACTTGTTTTTCCAGAACAGGTAAGTGTAACTTTTACCGTTGAAGGTAAACAGTATTCGATACAATCCCGTTTGAATCGGCCAATCCCAGCAGTATTATCAAACTATGTCAATCAAGATTAA
- a CDS encoding type II secretion system protein GspK — translation MSIKINSTSYTRQSGIALVQVLLISMIISLLALSFTYTAREQIATATALENRIQASNLIKSTQSKMLYLLLTQQNDEHLEQLYPNSEPWNVYGQPFVLINDESIVIKVRIQDNAGLLPLQFIKWPFWRVALENLGLQDQQIKEFQGRFGDWQDKDTDAWIVGEQEPTMLENGFEYRNFPIQLSQEIDLFFESHQVALESIKSMSTLYPLAGLKIQNAPNHLLKLLFPLDVAEQIIAERQNRVLTKEEINGILNNQYDETYLSFFPANHLTLSIQASVNDVVLQETIEFKFEPFANEPLMIFARY, via the coding sequence ATGTCAATCAAGATTAACTCTACATCCTATACAAGACAGTCGGGTATTGCATTAGTACAAGTCTTGTTAATTAGCATGATTATCAGTTTATTAGCGTTGAGTTTTACGTATACAGCAAGAGAGCAAATTGCTACCGCTACAGCCCTTGAAAACCGAATTCAAGCAAGCAACTTGATAAAAAGCACACAAAGTAAAATGTTGTACTTGTTATTGACACAACAAAACGATGAGCACCTTGAACAGCTTTATCCAAACAGTGAACCTTGGAATGTGTATGGGCAACCTTTTGTATTAATAAACGATGAAAGTATTGTCATAAAAGTACGTATTCAAGATAATGCAGGGTTATTACCATTACAGTTCATAAAGTGGCCATTCTGGCGCGTAGCATTAGAGAATTTAGGCCTACAAGACCAGCAGATAAAAGAATTTCAGGGGCGCTTTGGTGATTGGCAAGACAAAGATACAGATGCTTGGATTGTTGGTGAACAAGAGCCAACAATGCTTGAAAATGGCTTTGAATATCGAAATTTTCCGATACAATTGTCACAAGAGATTGATTTGTTTTTTGAAAGTCATCAAGTGGCTTTAGAGTCTATAAAGTCAATGAGTACATTATATCCATTAGCGGGACTTAAGATTCAAAATGCCCCAAACCATTTATTAAAGCTCCTATTTCCATTAGATGTAGCTGAACAAATAATTGCTGAACGACAAAACCGAGTTTTGACTAAGGAGGAAATTAATGGGATATTGAATAATCAATATGATGAGACATATTTATCTTTTTTTCCGGCTAACCACTTAACCTTGAGTATACAAGCAAGTGTGAATGATGTGGTGTTACAAGAAACAATAGAGTTTAAATTCGAACCATTTGCCAACGAACCTTTAATGATTTTTGCTCGTTATTAA
- a CDS encoding PilN domain-containing protein — protein sequence MQQANNQASKNTQQKSRILAFIKEKLADRGGYLSNEFYAIKSDKKEGVSLIKQPKEKIAKATWLILGREHYFEVSKVYPIANKRELLKALEYDDDNAPFSGTTLKFIERINEHSHRVTLWVVEPKIFDSIKEKPWLIIPESFLLANALDDKVSIACIKTLSNTLFISKTGQGIVSGIQSANTPSIELFALASGAPLVTEQEQCLSTEEQSDFVALLYEGLLRQGITSLQGFVVKSEKINWQDYPWKEAGIIAVTLFSGYLLLTSGWLVLRNAHLDYALTNKAEQVNESLSLQKAYQTAVSQHKQLQAPLQNQNPHWNIWHIALDVIASGAQLKAILYKNETVTIQGWANEGQRATDILSKLTKNPYLMQPSFSKPVRKSRGREEFSISFTLNTNELVKSSRVEPASKQALPEVRSN from the coding sequence TTGCAACAAGCTAATAATCAAGCATCAAAAAATACTCAGCAAAAATCACGTATACTAGCATTCATCAAAGAAAAGTTAGCGGATCGTGGTGGATATTTATCGAATGAATTTTACGCGATAAAGAGTGACAAAAAAGAGGGTGTTTCCTTAATTAAACAACCCAAAGAAAAGATCGCTAAAGCTACTTGGTTAATTTTAGGTCGCGAGCATTATTTCGAAGTTTCTAAGGTCTATCCGATTGCCAATAAACGCGAATTATTAAAAGCATTAGAATATGACGACGACAATGCACCTTTTTCAGGTACAACACTAAAATTTATAGAACGAATAAATGAACATAGCCATAGAGTTACGCTTTGGGTTGTAGAACCAAAAATATTTGATTCAATAAAGGAAAAACCTTGGTTAATTATTCCGGAATCGTTTTTGTTAGCTAATGCACTTGATGATAAAGTATCGATTGCTTGCATAAAAACCTTATCAAATACTTTGTTTATCTCTAAAACCGGCCAAGGTATCGTATCTGGTATTCAGTCTGCCAATACACCTTCAATAGAGTTGTTTGCATTGGCTTCAGGTGCTCCACTAGTAACTGAACAAGAACAGTGTTTAAGCACAGAAGAGCAATCCGATTTTGTTGCTTTATTATATGAAGGATTATTAAGGCAAGGTATTACGTCGCTTCAAGGGTTTGTGGTAAAGTCAGAGAAAATCAACTGGCAAGATTACCCGTGGAAAGAAGCAGGCATAATTGCAGTTACCCTCTTCAGCGGTTATTTATTACTTACAAGTGGTTGGCTTGTCTTGCGAAATGCACACTTGGATTACGCTTTAACAAACAAAGCCGAGCAGGTGAATGAATCCTTGTCACTTCAAAAAGCGTACCAAACAGCAGTAAGTCAGCATAAGCAGTTACAAGCACCTTTACAAAATCAAAATCCTCATTGGAATATTTGGCATATAGCTTTAGACGTTATTGCTTCAGGTGCTCAATTAAAAGCGATTTTATATAAAAATGAAACAGTGACTATCCAAGGGTGGGCTAATGAAGGTCAAAGAGCTACCGATATATTGTCAAAATTAACTAAAAATCCTTATTTAATGCAACCAAGCTTTTCAAAGCCTGTACGTAAAAGTAGGGGACGTGAAGAATTCAGTATTAGCTTTACGCTCAACACTAATGAATTAGTAAAAAGTAGTCGTGTAGAACCTGCATCTAAACAAGCACTCCCTGAAGTAAGGAGTAATTGA